From one Bos javanicus breed banteng chromosome 15, ARS-OSU_banteng_1.0, whole genome shotgun sequence genomic stretch:
- the LOC133227028 gene encoding uncharacterized protein LOC133227028 has product MGVPFQATRVGSQRRKYYDLFPSLLKDFFQESCQHKLPLGGHAQPAPVPLSWRRGPELSGLEVPHTPPRRQHLLPRPGLSSRPFKIKEGPGPACPALAQGKLTRVRGGPPRAGIQPAHWPDLRRSGPMGGGCARPAAGAAARRWEENPAFCLGGSSASAVGAGMIRAECMDWVWSCVPACTWGRGRDGPSELAHGPGSPTVPSPLSVGLASAPHGEVKTEGVSSDISSSKKGGWIPTLNFLRGSSSSFFPSWSHPSLGLTDGSGVSFPGRGGRRDTPGAVIAPSEVPLGSPARIPSGESMQSEGKALGARLSAEDVYGKGVSPTQAAAASERPLLSGPLERRRGCAPITGFCPSPGPG; this is encoded by the coding sequence ATGGGGGTGCCTTTCCAAGCAACCAGGGTGGGAAGCCAGAGAAGGAAATATTATGATTTGTTTCCCTCCTTGTTAAAAGACTTTTTCCAAGAGTCTTGCCAACATAAGCTCCCTCTCGGCGGCCACGCGCAGCCGGCGCCGGTTCCACTCTCTTGGAGGCGAGGTCCCGAGCTCTCGGGGCTCGAGGTCCCGCACACCCCTCCCCGTAGGCAGCATCTCCTCCCGAGACCGGGTCTCAGCAGCCGGCCCTTTAAGATTAAAGAAGGACCAGGACCTGCCTGCCCAGCGTTGGCCCAAGGGAAGTTAACGCGGGTGCGCGGGGGGCCGCCCCGTGCCGGAATCCAGCCTGCTCATTGGCCGGATCTGCGGAGGTCTGGGCCAATGGGAGGAGGCTGCGCGAGGCCTGCCGCTGGAGCGGCGgcaaggaggtgggaggagaaccCGGCCTTTTGCCTGGGAGGGTCCTCGGCCTCCGCGGTTGGCGCGGGGATGATAAGGGCGGAGTGTATGGATTGGGTCTGGTCTTGCGTCCCTGCCTGCACCTGGGGCAGAGGCAGAGACGGCCCATCTGAGCTTGCCCATGGGCCTGGCAGTCCTACGGTGCCGAGTCCCTTATCAGTTGGCCTGGCCTCAGCCCCGCACGGGGAAGTGAAGACGGAGGGGGTCTCCTCGGACATCTCCAGCTCGAAAAAGGGAGGCTGGATCCCAACTCTTAACTTCCTTCGCGGCTCTTCCagctccttctttccctcctggaGTCATCCTAGCTTGGGGCTCACTGATGGGAGCGGGGTCTCTTTCCCTGGGAGAGGTGGGAGGCGAGACACTCCTGGGGCGGTAATAGCGCCGTCTGAGGTTCCTCTCGGTTCCCCAGCTCGAATTCCTTCTGGAGAGTCGATGCAGAGCGAGGGGAAAGCTCTGGGGGCGCGGCTGTCCGCTGAGGATGTGTATGGGAAAGGAGTCTCCCCCACTCAAGCTGCCGCAGCCTCAGAGCGCCCCCTTCTCTCAGGCCCCCTAGAACGTCGGCGTGGCTGCGCCCCCATCACGGGCTTCTGCCCCTCCCCCGGTCCAGGCTGA